Genomic DNA from Hymenobacter jejuensis:
ACCGGCCACGACACGGCTTCGGTGCAGGAAACCAACTACAAGATGCCCGACTGGCGCATCTACTCCACCACCGACATGGTGCACTGGAAGTCCTACGGCAAATGCCTTTCGCCCAAAACCTTTGCCTGGGCCACCGGCGATGCGTACGCGGCACAGTGCGTCTACCACAACGGCAAGTTCTACTGGTTTGTGTCTACGTTTCATAAAAAAGACGACCACAGCCAGGGTGGCGCGGCCATTGGCGTAGCCGTGTCGGACCGCCCTACGGGGCCGTTCCGGGATGCCATTGGCAAGGCCTTGATTGTCAATGAGATGACTAAAGACAAGCCGCACGCCTGGGACGATATCGACCCCACCGTTTTCATCGACCATGACAAGCAAGCCTACCTGTACTGGGGTAACGGCAGCTGCAAGTGGGTGAAGCTCAAGGACAACCTGATCGAGCTGGCCAGCCCCATCACCACCTTTACGCCCAAAAACTACATCGAAGGGCCCTGGGTGTACAAGCGCAAAAAGCTGTACTACCTCGTGTATGCCAGCGTCGGCACCAAGCCCGAAATGATAGAGTATTGCACGGCCCCCAGCGCCACCGGGCCCTGGACGTACCGGGGCATCATTCAGGAAAACGTGCCCAATAGCTTCACGACCCACCCCGGCATCATCGACTACAAGGGCAAGAGCTACTTTTTCTACCACAACGGCGCCCTGCCCACCGGCGGCAGCTACCGGCGCTCCATCTGCGTGGATGACTTGCACTACAACCCGGACGGTACCATCCAGAAAATAGTGCAGACCACTAACGGGGTAGTACCAGCTAAGTAACGCATATCACTTCCCAAGGCCTAGTTGCAGATATAGGACTCCTGCTGGCAACAATACTTCCGCCTAAACCTTACTTGCTCAAGATTGATAATTCAAATCAACAGGATACACTTATAAAGCAACCACATTAAGGATCAAACCTGCAGTAGGCAGGTTTGATCCTTAATGTGGTTGTATAAACCAAAAACAAATCGGCCACCCAGCATTGCTGTTAAGTGGCCGATTTTAAATGAGCGAGAAACGAGGTTCGAACTCGCGACCCTCAGCTTGGGAAGCTGATGCTCTACCAACTGAGCTACTCTCGCGAAATGCTTGGTAAGACAAAAATACACGGCTTAAATCAATTTGCAACTGGCGCGCGTATCGCATGCGGTCGGCTTCGGCATCGGGCCGTCAGATTTTCGTACTAAGTTTGGTACGTCAAGCGGCCCCGGCCGCTGTTGTTTTCCAATCAGTAAGCGCGCTTCCCATGGCTACACCTCCTTACAGTCGCAATCGCGGCATTTTATACTTGGCGGCAGGCTTGTTGCTGCTCATCGTGCAGGGGCTGCGCATCCCACAGTATTACACCGACTGGGAAACCGGTGCGCTGGATACACCACGTTTCGTGCTGAGCCTGGTTTTTATCGTATTTGCCTTGTACATGCTGCGGGCCGGCTGGCAAATGTTGCGGCACAAAGATGATCTGATTGATTAAATAATCATTTGATTATCAATAGTATACAAAGCATCTGTAATGTCTTCGCCACTCCGTATCTCGGTGCCCAAACGCAGTGCTGCCACTGCGGCCGTGTTGGCAAACTTGGGTCGCCAAACCTTTCACGAAACCTTTATCGCCGACAACAACCCCGAAGACATGGCTGCTTACCTAGCCGAGAATTTTGGGGAAGAACAGCAACTCGCCGAACTTCAGAATCCCGATACGCTGTTTTTGCTGGTTCAGATGCAGCAGCAACCCATCGGCTACGCCAAGTTGCGCTTCAACTCTCCTTTGGGCCTGGAACCAGGGAAGAAGCCCGACAATCGCCTGGAAATTGAGCGATTGTATGTGTTGCAGGACTGGATCGGGACGGGCTTGGGCGCCACTCTGATGCGCCGCATTCTGGACGAGGCACGCGCCAAGGGCTGCCGCTCGGTGGTGCTTGGTGTGTGGGAGCGCAACGTGCGCGCCATCGAGTTCTATAAGCGCTTTGGCTTTCGGCAAATCGGCAGTCACGAATTCCGGCTAGGCAACGATATACAGACCGATCTTATTCTTCGTAAGGGTCTGTAAATCAATATATTGTATTTATAGATAATTATAGGATTCTGCCCTTGCCGCAGCGCCTGCCGCAGACGTGGCGCCGGCTCGCTACCTTTGCCTATTGTCCATCAACCCGCTTCTTGTGAGAAAAGACAGGCTCGCTTGTACGCTTTCCTCGTTCCGGCCAGCGGCTGGGCTCCTTTGGTTACCAATATTGGCATTGCTCGCTGCCAGCGGCTGTACCCCCGATCGGCCCAAGCTGCCGCTGCCCACCGGGCACTACGAAGGCACGCTCACCTACCAAGGCACGGAGGCGCGGGTCGCGTTGGACATGCGCGAACCGACGCCGGATCACTTGCAGGCCGATTTTCGTTTTTTGGAAATGGGCCTGAGCTTTCCGGCTCAGAATCTGCGCTTTAACGCGCCGCTGCTGCACTTCGAGCAGCGACCCGGCCAGAAACAAGGCAACATGGTGGTGGAAGCCGTGCAGGAAGGCGATTTCTGGCGTGGCAATTTCAAAATCGATACGCTGAAAGCCGACCTGTTGCTGGTGCGCCGTGGCAAAGCCGATCCGCGCCCATACCGCGAGCAGCCCGTGCGCTTTCGCAGCGGCAACCTGACGCTGCGGGGTACCCTGTTGCTGCCCAACGACACTTCCTTTCAGCATGCGGCCGTGGTGCTGCTGCATGGTAGCAGTACGCCCCACCAGCGCGACCTGTATTCGTATGCCGATTTGCTGGCTCGCCGCGGGTTCGCGGCCCTCGTTTATGATCGTCGTGACGCCGCTCTGCCAGCTGGTCAGTTGCCCGAATACAGCCAAGAAGATTTGGCTACCGATGCTTTGGCCGCTGTGCAAGCCCTTAAAAAACAACCCGATATCGATTCTACTCATGTTGGCCTGTGGGGCATCAGTCAAGGCGCGCATGTTGCAGCCATTGCCGCCTCTCGTCCGGGCCGGTCAGTGGCTTTTGTAGTCGCTTTATCGGGGCCGGGCGTACCCTATGCCGACGTTGAGCGTTTTCAAAATGCCAGCCGGTTGCGCGAACATGACGTGTCGGCCAAGGATATGAAGCAGGCTGCGAAAGCATTCGACCAGTTGGTGCGCTTCGTGCACGGCGGTGGCGAAAGTGATACCACGCAGCTGCACGAAACGCTCACTGAAGCTTGGCAACAGCCGTGGGCCCAGTACACCACACTGCCCCGGCGGGTACCGACTCCTGCCGAAATCAAAACGCAGCTGCGGTGGCGCCAACTCGACCTAGACCCCAGAGCAGCCTGGCAGCAAGTCAAAGTGCCGGCACTATTGGTTTACGGCAGCGCCGACGAGCGTTTCGATGCCAGTGAAAGCGCCCGCCGGCTGCGAAACGTAGTCGGCTACAAGCAGGGCTCGACAGTAAAAGTATACTCAGGCGCAAACCACGAGCTGATGTTGCCCGGCGGCTTAACCAAAGAAGACAAATGGGAGTGGCCCCGCCCCGCGCCCGGCTTCGTGGACGATATGCTGGGTTGGATGCGTGCCCGCACAGCTCAGTAACGATGAAGACATAATTTATTGATAATCAATAAATTATGTTTCTGGCATGATCGGCCCTCTGGAAATCGGCTCTACAGAATCAGCAAGCCTTTTTCGCGGAGCAACAGCCACACCGGCGACGTCAAAAAAGCCTCGAACGACATGCCCGCGGCGCTCACAGGAAAGGAGGCCGCTGCTTCTTTCAACAACAGCTTGGTTTCGTAATCGTGGGCAAGTTTGGTAAGCAATTCCAGCAGCCATTGCCCGATGGCGTCCGATGTTTTCACCTCAAAATCTTCGGCTTGTTCATAGAATGTGAGCGTGGCGCGTGCTCCTTTTTTGCCTTCCGTAATCTCTAAATCGGGGGCATTGCCAAGCCAAAATAAGCGTAGGTTTTGCTTGGCACTGTCGGGCTTACTTTCGGTTTGCAGGGCTTGTTGAATAAGCTGGCGCGGTACCGTGGGGCGCGGCACCCGGAAATCAAACCAGAATTGCAGCGGCTCGTTGAGGGCTACTCCGTGCATGTAGTTGTACAAGGCCTTCGCCAAACCCGGACCAAATTGCTCGTGATCGGTACCGGTGGGGTCGTCGTGCCAGAGGTCGTTCCACGCAAAATCGCCCGGCTCCGGGCCGATGGCGGCTACTTTGTATTTCGCGGGGTTCTTGCCTACCGGGCTGTGCGCCGTCATGGAGAAGCGGTGCCAATAACCCGATTGCACAATGCCTGCCGCCAAGAGCTGCCGCACAACTTCTAGAGAATCAACGGTTTCCTGCGTAGTTTGAGTCGGGAAGCCGTACATGAGGTAAGCGTGCACCATGATACCTGCCTGCGTGAAGCCATCGGTTACGCGCGCAACTTGGGCAATCGTGACGCCCTTTTCCATCAAGGTCAACAGGCGATCTGAGGCAACTTCCAACCCGCCCGACACCGCAATGCACCCAGACGCGGCCAGCAAGCGGCACAGATCAGGCGAAAAAGTCTTCTCGAAGCGAATATTGCCCCACCACGTAATGTTGACGCGGCGGCGCAGCAACTCCACGGCCAAGTCGCGTAAGGCGAGGGGTGGGGCCGCTTCGTCGACGAAGTGAAAGCCGGTTTGCCCCGTCTGCCGCACAATTTGCTCGATGCGGTCGACAAGTAAAGTCGCCGGCGCCGTTTCGTAGCGCGAGATGTAGTCGAGGGTTACGTCGCAGAACGAGCACCGCTTCCAATAGCAGCCATGGGCTACTGTTAGCTTGTTCCAGCGCCCATCGCTCCAGAGGCGGTGCATGGGGTTAAGTACCTCAATTACTGATAGATACTCGGTGAGCGGGAGGTCGCTGTAGTCGGGAGTTCCTACCTCGGGGTGCGGAATATCGGCATCGCGGCAGGCGTTGAGGTACTGCACTTGCCCTTGGGCATCGCGCAGGAAGGTGCGCTGCAAATCCTCCTGCGCGCGCTGTCCTTGCAGGTGCTCCAGCAACCGGAGCCACGGCCCTTCGCCATCGTCAAGGGTCAGATAATCAATGTAGTCGAAGAAGCGAGGCTCGCGAATTTGGCGCAGCTCAGTATTGGGGTAGCCACCGCCCATGAGTGTTTTTACCTGCGGACGCTGCTGCTTTACCCGGCCAGCCAAGCGCAAGGCCCCGTATAGGTTGCCCGGAAATGGGACCGTAAAGCCCACAACGTCGGGCTCGGTACGGGCTACCAGTTCGTCGAGTAGCTCCAACAGCATCTCGTCCAGTAAGTTAGGCGCAGCTTGCAGGGCTTCGTACAACGGCTCGAAGCTTGTAGCCGACATGGCTAGCTTTTCGGCGTAGCGGCTGAAGCCAAACTGTGGCCCAACGGTTTCCTTGATCAGGTCGCCGAGGTCTTCGAGGTACAGCGTGGCCAAATGGCGGGCCTGGTCGGTGAGGCCCATCGTGCCGAAAGCGCTTTCCAGGTCGGCCACGTTGTCGAAACGGGCGGCTTCGGGCAAAAAGCGGCTGTGGCAAATGCGCGGCGCAAGCGTGTTATCCTTGTTTTGTAGGAATTTTATAACTGGCTCAATAGTAGCTAGATAGCTTTTCTGCAACCGCAGCATCCGGCGGGAGTTGTCGCTCAGGGAATATGCTCCCTGTTCGATTTCGGCAAAGACGCGCTGTAACCCGGCTTTTGAAAACAGCTTCAATACCAGCTCCAAGCCCAAGTCGGCTTGCGTTACGGAGTAACCGCGTCCGCCCAAAAAGCCCTTCAGGTATGCCGTGGCCGGATACGGCGTGTTGAGTTGCGTAAGCGGGGGCGTAATGAGCAGGATATGAGGAGATTTCACGACGGCATAACAAAGCAGAAGGCAAAGATACTCCCGTCGGGAAGGATTAACCGGAATTTAGCATTGCGCGGCGCTAGGTGTACTGCTGAAGCTGGTAGTTGGGCCTCTACATCTTCATCTTGCCCATGCTCATAAACGGCGCATTCAGGCGCAGGTAAACTTCCGCAGACACCGGAGTTTTTCCGTAATAGCTACGTATTTGATTGTCAGGACGATACACTGAGCCTTGGGCGCCTATGTGCAGTTCGGGGCCGTTCTGGCCGAGCTGGGCAAGGCGGTAGTTGGCCCCCAGTGTAAGAGCGTGAATGTTGTAGGTGGGCTCCGTTTGGTCGTGCGGGATGGCTAGCTCTTCGGCGTCCTTCTGAACAAATTCGTAGCGGCCGTAAAAGGTCGGTCGGCCAAGCGTAAGGTTGGTTTCGGCCAAAACCGAGTGTTCCTTCCCGTGATCGGATTTATTAAGGCCCCAGATGAGCGACGAAGCCACGAAATGGTAAGCGCCCCACGTGCGGCTGTGCAACACGGCGGCGGTGGTGCGCGTCACGTCTTCATCGGGGCGTAGCTGCTCTGGGCTTTTTACGTAAGCACGACCAACTTCCAACGACAACTCTTCGGACGGGTTCCACAGCAGGCGACTGGCCCATGAGTTGGCACGCGGCCGATCGAAGTTGTAACGATGCTCGTCGGGCTCGCGGCCGGTGAAATTGGAGCCTTCCAGCTTAAACTGCTTGTAGCGCACCCCAAACGTGGCTACGCCAAACGTGATGTGCGTGGCATCTACCCAGTGGTGCCCAAGCGGAGCATCGGGGTTAGGCATGGCCGAAAGTCGGTGCATAAACGCTGTAGGCCCAACAGCGGGCTCACCCGGATACCCTAAATACAGGCTCAAATCCAGGTCTTTGCTGAGGGCGTGCGTGTAGCCAATGCTTAGGGCCGAAAACAGATCGTGCGGGTGTTGCCGGTCGACGAGCGGCTTCCCTTTGTAGGCTTCGCCCGATTGGAACAGCAGCGGGTAGCCGTTCGCGCCTTCGGTAAGCGGGTCGAGCGAGATCATGGCGGTCAGGTTGAGCAAACCGCGTTGCCCGACGTTGCGCTGGGCCATGGTCATAAACCAGTTGGGTGCGTCGAAGGTGCGGCCGCCGCGCTGGCCGTTTTCCCGGCCGATGTTCTGGTTGGTGTAGCGCCCAAAAACGGCGCCGTGATACATGAGCATCCAAGGGCCTTTGTGCTGCATCCACATGTACATGGGCGTTGCATCGGGTTGCCACGCCGTGCCGGAACCGTTGCGCGACATGGGCAGATTGCGCGAGTAAGCGTGCGACATGTTCATGTCGCCGTGGTCGCTATGCTGCATGGTTGTGTCGCCGGACATATCCATTGTACTCATGTCCATGCCCGGCATGTGTTGGTGCTGGGCTGGCTGCGCAGCATGCACAGTGTCGGTGGGAGACGTGGCCGGCTGCTTCGGCATCTGGTACATTTCGTGTTGCGCCCATGCGGGCAGCGAAACACTAATCAGCAGCAAAAAGGCAAGTAGAAGAACTGAAAGCCGCATAAAACAGAATTGGGGTATTCGAAAGGAAATTACCCTTCAAATACCCCAATCGGTAGCAACTAGTTATACAGAATTCTACTGCATAACGTGTAAGCTTTTGTGCGACGTACCTAGCTCGCGAGTTTATCCAACGACAGGCGCTTGGGCATCATATCACGGCGGAACTCGCTTACCGAGCGGCCGGTGACTTGCCGAAATTGGTTGGAAAGGTGCTGACCGCTGCTGTAACGCATTTGGTCGGCTATCTCGCTAAGCGTCAGTTCGCCGTAGCTCAACATCTCCTTAACGCGCTCGATTTTGAGGCGAATGAGGTATTTCTCAATGGTAAGATTGGCAGTGCGCGAAAATACCTTGCTCAGGTGCGAGTACGTCGCCGCAAACCGATCGGTGAGGAAGGCCGAGGTGGTAAGGGGCATGCGCGCCGTGCGCAGGTGCTCCAAGTATTCGGCCAGCGCGCCTTTAATCTGTTCGGTGAGCTGTTCGCCCCGGCCCATGAGCAGGTCGAAACCAGCTTCGCGCAACATAGGAGCCACCGCGGCCGGATCGGCGGGGGTGGTGCGGTCGAGCTGCGCTTGGCCTAGCGTAACTTGTGTAGGGCGATACCCAGCTTGCTCTAGCAGATGGTGTACAGCCTCTATGCAGCGGGGGCACACCATGTTTTTGATATGTAGCAGTGTCGTTTTCACAAGATTTATTTTTGTTCCAACCTAGAAGTAGTGCGAGTGTTTTTGCGAGCGGTAGGAGGTGCCGCCGTACGCGGCCGCCGAAGCGGCTTAGCCGGAGCTTCTACCCAACCTTTCCCAAACCAACTGCCTGATGCCCAGGTAACAAAGGGCACCACGCCTAAAAAAGTGACTGCCAATAGCCAGAAAAATACGAAAAACGCCCAGAACAGCCTCGAAAAAAAGTGGTCCTGAACACCAAACAGATACGCGATCAGCACCAAGGCCAGCAAAAACCCAGTGCCTGCCAAAATAGCCGTGTGCCGCAGCAAAGGCCGGTAAGAAGCAGGAAGGGCGTTTAGCAGGCTCATATACGGAAAGCGAACAACAAATATAAGACTTCCTCTACTCTCGCAATCGGCGGTAGCTCAGGGGCTAAGGTAGCGAATGTCTAATATAGCACTTTTCAACTGATGATGGTTGACCACCCGACGGCAGTTGATTTGGTGCGGAAAAGCCGGGAACGTAGCTCCTGCCAAATTAGGTTCCTGGACTTTGTCGTATTCGATAAAAACCACGTCGTCTGGCAGCCGTACCACGTACTATACCCGTATGATCCTTCTCCCTGCAAAACGCCCTTCCTCATGAAAACTCCTCTTTTACCCCGGCTGATGGCACTCGCGATAGCAGTGACTAGCCTTTCTGTATCTTCTTGTAGCACAGGCACTTCCGAAGGAAGCGCCAACGTAGAACGCGGCCACGACAAAGAATTTGTCAACAACAACACGCAACAGACGCGCGGCAACGATTCGAATACCAACGGCAAAGCTGCGGACACGACCAAAGTAAAAACCGGTCAGCAAGTATACGACCAGACTACGGAGCGGAAAGATCGCAACGGCGATGGCCTAGCCGATTAAGCATTGACTCGGCTAAAACACAAAAAGCCCTCCCATTATTGTGGGAGGGCTTTTTGTGTTTTGAGTGGATTGTGATAACCAGTTGACTTTTAATAGAATATAAATCCGTTGGGAAGCAGATTGACGTTGAAAGAGTCAATAGCTGTGCCGTTGGCCTGGTAGCGAATAAACTTGCCGGCGGCGGTGTAAGGCGCCACCGAGCCGTAAATGGTGTTGTCCTGCGGGTCGATGCCGAGGCCGTAGAAGCTGCGCCGTATGAGAGGGGTAGCGGGTAAGGCTGCGTCCGTGGTGCTCATGCGGTATACGCCGCCTTTGTAGCTATAGTAGAGTTGGTCGGCGGCGCCGTTCAGGTGCAGCCCGCTTGGGCTGCCGGCAAATGGCAGCACCGTCGGCGCAGTTGGGGCGGCGGGTGAGAATTTGATCAGGTTGCCGGGCGTTGAGGAAATGACCGCGTACGGTGCCGAAGTCTGGTACCGCGTGATGCCGGTGCACAGTACCCAGATGTTGCCTGCTTTGTCCTGCACCAAGTCGCTGGGACCATCTTGCACGCTGATGGCGCTCTCCACGGCGTCGGTAGCGGGGTTGATAACGCTCAGGGTATTTTCGTCGGAGTTGCTTACATACACTTTGCCGTTGGCCAGCAGGAGGTGCTCCGGCTGCCGCCCCACGGCTATGGTTTTGGTGATGGTATTGGTGCGCAGATCAAGCACGGCAACGCGCCCCTGCTCACCGCGTTTCACCCATTCGCTCACGTAAGCCTTGTCAGCGCTGACTGCTACGGCGTAGCGTGGCTGCTCCAGCCCGGTCACCGTCGCCACCGATTGAAACGTCGTCAGATTCACGACTTCCAACTTCTTGCTGTTGTTGGCCACGATGTAGCCGCGGTTGCCCACCACCAACATCGACTGCGCCACGTCGCCCAGCTCGCGTTGGTTGACGGTGTTGAAAATGTGGTTGTCGACGACAGTGCGGGACGTTTTGCTGAACAGGCTTACCTCGGCATTGGGCGTACCGAAGGCGCCTTCGTTGAGCACGAATACATTGCTGCCATCTTTGGTCAGATTATAAAGCGGCGCTGCGGCTTCGTCGGTATCGTTGCAGCTGAAAACTGTGAATGCGCCAACGCCAACCAAGAGGGCGCGCGTCAGAAAAGAGGGGAAGTGGTGAGTGCGGAACATAACGCTAGAAAAGAGGAAAGGAGATAAAGGAAAGGTTAGTGCCAGGCCACGCGCACGCTCAGTAAGCCCCAGCAAGGTGGCATAGCCCGGAATTCGTAGTTCTGGTAAGTGCGGTTGGTTAGGTTGTAGCCTTGGGCCAACGCCGTCAGCGACCACGTGGGGGCCACATGCAGCGTGCGCCCTATGGTGGCGTTCAGCAGTACATAGGAGGGCAAGGTCGTTGCAGTGCTATAGGTGCGGCGCTCGCCCGTAAATGTCAGTGACGTAGTGAGTTGCCAGCCCCGCCACGTATGGTCGGTGGTGAAGGCTGCGGAATGCATGGGCACGTAAGCCAGCTGCTGCCCCATCGGGTTGGGGTCGTCGGCGTAGCCCCGCACCTTCTCCGACTGCGTAAGCGCATAGCTGGCCCGCGCCAACAGAGCATAAGCGCCCGGATGCCACTTGGCCTGCGTGCTGGCTTCTAGGCCTTGCGCCCGCACCTTGCGCACGTTATGCGGCGTGCTGCCGCCCGTGATCGGGTCGCTGAGCCATTCCACCCAATTGTCGACCAGCTGCCGATAAGCTGTAAGCTCGGAGTGCAGTGCAAGCTGCGGCGTTAGCGACACCTCATGGCGCAGCCCCCCCTCATAGCCCATGCCGTCTTCCGGAAGAATATTAGGGTTGCCAGTCGGCCAGTAGCGCTCGTTGAGCGTCGGCGCCCGGTAACTGCGTGAGGTGCTAGCCTTTATTGTAAATAATTGATTATAAATGTGATATATATTCCATTCGGCGCCTGCTGTTGGGGCCAGCGGCGGCCGACGATTGGGCACCATCGTTTGGCGCAGATTGAGCGTCAGGCGTACTTCTGGGCGCGGGTCGTAGCGGAATAGTGCGTAACCCGAATACCGATTTTCCGTCTTCCGGCCGTGGTAGCCATCTACCTGCGCTGCAAAGTGTTGGGCTTCTATGCCCAACCGTAGATTGGCTTTGGCAGCGAAGTTGAGCGTGTGATCGGCCTGCAACTGAGTGGTTTGGACGCGCGAATTGCTGACCAGCCCGATCTGCTGGTAGTTGAGCACATCGTCGAACCAAGCCACGCGCACGCCCGTTTCGTGGCGGCTCGCTACATGCCGATAGCCCGCCAGCAGCCGTCGGCTCTGGTCATGCTCGCGTGCTTGATTGTTGCTGGAACCAATGGCAGGCTGAATCTGGCGGTTGGCGTCGGTGAGCCAAGCCGCGGCCGTGAGTTCGCTAGCTTGGCCTAAGCGCAGCGTAATGTCCTGGGCAAAGCTGCCTTGGCGAATGGCCGCACTTTGCTGGCGGTGGCGCACCAACCCCCTGAACTCACGGGCATAGTATGGAAAATCGTTTTGCGCTTCCCGGTAAGTAGCCGATGTGCGCACCGCAATTTTCTGATTGCTGAAGCTGCCCTCCAAGCTGCCCGCGCCCAGGCCAAAGCTGCCAGCATCAAGCTGCACACTAGCCCGTGGCCCGGCGCCCCACACAACCGGCGACGACAGCAACACGGTCCCGCCAATGGCGGCCGTTCCGTATGCGGCGCTGGCCGGTCCGTGCTGAACTTCCACGCGGGTGTTGCCGCTCACGGGCAACAGCGAAAAATCGGTCTGGCCAAGCGTCGGCAGGCCGATGTTGAAGCCATTCCAGAGTACGGCTGTGTGCTGCGCCGAAGTGCCCCGAAATGAAATAGAAGATAGCTGCCCCGGGCCGTAGTTCTTGATGTACAGCGGCGTGCGTGCGGCCAATACATCGGTAAGGGTGCCCGAACGATATTGAGCAAGCGTGGCAGAGTCAATGCTGGTTACGCGGCTGCCCACGGCAAAGCGGCTGAGGGGCACAGCCTGCACCCGAACGGCAGGCAGCACGTGCTCGCCGGCCAAGCCTACTGAATCGGGCGCAATCGGATCGGCGTGCTGCGCCTGTGCGGGGCAGACTCCCGTCAGGCACAGGAATGTGCCAAGCGCACCTAGCAGCTTCACCGATGCTAACCGACCGAATCCACGCGTATTAATCATCCGAACCAAATTTTCAATCGGTGAAAATTCAGTTCAGAACCCCGCTCAGGTCCGAAAACCCTGCGAAGCCGAGGCCGAAAACAGGAAAACCGACGGCCAGGCCGCCAACTGCATTCATTCTCCGCCTTTCACCCGAAAGCGCTGAACATAAGGGAAATGCATAGGCAGGTCTCCTGGCTCGCTTCAGATGGGCCGCCTTCCCATTTCTCCGGTTTTCCAAGCGAAAACCATCAACGAAACAGTGGCAGCGGAATGGCCCACCTACTCTTAAAGCTTACAGTTGCGGGGACAGCTCCCGATTCACACGGGATTCCCTTTTCAGCCTCGCCCCACAATCGGGGTCTGGCCACCTATACAGCCGCAAAGGTAAGCAGCAAATTTGGGTTGCTAGTCAACTGCGGAATTTGCAGGCCATAGTTACCCAAAAGCACCAGTTTACGTTTGTGCTTTTCACGTGCATGCGATGGCCGCCGTGTTATCTGCCGTCCTAACCTGAACTTCCCACCCCGATTTTTGCCAAGTGAAGCTTACCAGCGAATTCTACCAGCGCCCCGATGTAGTACAGATCGCACGTGACCTATTAGGTAAGTATCTGTATACCAATATAAATGGTGTGCTTACGGGCGGGCGCATCGTAGAAACGGAGGCCTACGCCCATCTCAACGACCAAGCTTGTCATTCGCATTTGGGGCGCTACACGGCGCGTACCAGCATCATGTACGAGGCCGGCGGAGTAGCTTACGCCTACCTTATTTACGGACGCTACACGCTGTTCAACATCATTACCAACAAAGCCGGCAAAGCCGATGCCGTCCTGATTCGGGGCCTCGAACCCACGGAAGGCATCCCGGAAATGCTGCTTCGGCGGGGACTGACCAGCGTTTCGTCGAAGCTAACTGCCGGGCCGGGGTTGCTGACGCAGGCCCTGGGAATTACTACCAAACACTACGGCACCGATCTGACCGGCAACCTGATCTGGCTGGAAGACCACGGAGAATCGGTACCAGAAGAAATGGTCCGCACCAGTCCGCGCGTCGGCATTGATTATGCTGGTCTTGATGCCGCCCTGCCTTGGCGCTTTCGCGAATTAGGTAGCAAATGGACAAGCCCTGCTAAATAGCATTGTTATAACTGCTTGATTATAAATAGGTCACGAAAAAGGCCTCTGCGATCAACAGAGGCCTTCAGGCTATTTTACAAAGCCCCGAAACCGGATGGAAGCGTAGCTTAAAGCTTTTCGCAAACCAGCACCATCAGGCGGCCGCGCAGGTCGGTGGTGGCAAAAAGGTACGTTTCGCCGCCTTCCCGAATGCCAGTGCGCTGCCGAAACTCCGCGACCGTATCCGGAAAGTTGCGCGTCGTGACGTGCGCCCGAGCGGCAGGCCCCAAATGGGCTTTTAGGGCGTCGCCGTCGTAGCGCTCGGTCGCAATAATGCGGAAGATGCGGCCCGGAAAATCAGTTCGCAAAATGTCACTAGTATATAAGTGACTGTTTTGCTGAAGCTTAAGAAACTCGAACGCTGTGCCAATGCTGCGAAAGCCACCCGCTTTCAGGATGGCCACATTGGGCTCATATAAATATTGCTGCGGTTCGGCATAGCGAGCAATAGCGCGGGTTTCGCGCGCACGGTTCAGGCGGAACTCCTGTTGGTCGCCGTTGCGCAATAGATTCACAGCAAA
This window encodes:
- a CDS encoding helix-turn-helix domain-containing protein — translated: MKTTLLHIKNMVCPRCIEAVHHLLEQAGYRPTQVTLGQAQLDRTTPADPAAVAPMLREAGFDLLMGRGEQLTEQIKGALAEYLEHLRTARMPLTTSAFLTDRFAATYSHLSKVFSRTANLTIEKYLIRLKIERVKEMLSYGELTLSEIADQMRYSSGQHLSNQFRQVTGRSVSEFRRDMMPKRLSLDKLAS
- a CDS encoding GNAT family N-acetyltransferase, which translates into the protein MSSPLRISVPKRSAATAAVLANLGRQTFHETFIADNNPEDMAAYLAENFGEEQQLAELQNPDTLFLLVQMQQQPIGYAKLRFNSPLGLEPGKKPDNRLEIERLYVLQDWIGTGLGATLMRRILDEARAKGCRSVVLGVWERNVRAIEFYKRFGFRQIGSHEFRLGNDIQTDLILRKGL
- a CDS encoding glycoside hydrolase family 43 protein, with translation MKSTLLVVALLALVAYLPVRAQNPIIRDVFTADPAPLVYRDTLFLYTGHDTASVQETNYKMPDWRIYSTTDMVHWKSYGKCLSPKTFAWATGDAYAAQCVYHNGKFYWFVSTFHKKDDHSQGGAAIGVAVSDRPTGPFRDAIGKALIVNEMTKDKPHAWDDIDPTVFIDHDKQAYLYWGNGSCKWVKLKDNLIELASPITTFTPKNYIEGPWVYKRKKLYYLVYASVGTKPEMIEYCTAPSATGPWTYRGIIQENVPNSFTTHPGIIDYKGKSYFFYHNGALPTGGSYRRSICVDDLHYNPDGTIQKIVQTTNGVVPAK
- a CDS encoding alpha/beta hydrolase family protein, whose protein sequence is MALLAASGCTPDRPKLPLPTGHYEGTLTYQGTEARVALDMREPTPDHLQADFRFLEMGLSFPAQNLRFNAPLLHFEQRPGQKQGNMVVEAVQEGDFWRGNFKIDTLKADLLLVRRGKADPRPYREQPVRFRSGNLTLRGTLLLPNDTSFQHAAVVLLHGSSTPHQRDLYSYADLLARRGFAALVYDRRDAALPAGQLPEYSQEDLATDALAAVQALKKQPDIDSTHVGLWGISQGAHVAAIAASRPGRSVAFVVALSGPGVPYADVERFQNASRLREHDVSAKDMKQAAKAFDQLVRFVHGGGESDTTQLHETLTEAWQQPWAQYTTLPRRVPTPAEIKTQLRWRQLDLDPRAAWQQVKVPALLVYGSADERFDASESARRLRNVVGYKQGSTVKVYSGANHELMLPGGLTKEDKWEWPRPAPGFVDDMLGWMRARTAQ
- a CDS encoding B12-binding domain-containing radical SAM protein, with product MKSPHILLITPPLTQLNTPYPATAYLKGFLGGRGYSVTQADLGLELVLKLFSKAGLQRVFAEIEQGAYSLSDNSRRMLRLQKSYLATIEPVIKFLQNKDNTLAPRICHSRFLPEAARFDNVADLESAFGTMGLTDQARHLATLYLEDLGDLIKETVGPQFGFSRYAEKLAMSATSFEPLYEALQAAPNLLDEMLLELLDELVARTEPDVVGFTVPFPGNLYGALRLAGRVKQQRPQVKTLMGGGYPNTELRQIREPRFFDYIDYLTLDDGEGPWLRLLEHLQGQRAQEDLQRTFLRDAQGQVQYLNACRDADIPHPEVGTPDYSDLPLTEYLSVIEVLNPMHRLWSDGRWNKLTVAHGCYWKRCSFCDVTLDYISRYETAPATLLVDRIEQIVRQTGQTGFHFVDEAAPPLALRDLAVELLRRRVNITWWGNIRFEKTFSPDLCRLLAASGCIAVSGGLEVASDRLLTLMEKGVTIAQVARVTDGFTQAGIMVHAYLMYGFPTQTTQETVDSLEVVRQLLAAGIVQSGYWHRFSMTAHSPVGKNPAKYKVAAIGPEPGDFAWNDLWHDDPTGTDHEQFGPGLAKALYNYMHGVALNEPLQFWFDFRVPRPTVPRQLIQQALQTESKPDSAKQNLRLFWLGNAPDLEITEGKKGARATLTFYEQAEDFEVKTSDAIGQWLLELLTKLAHDYETKLLLKEAAASFPVSAAGMSFEAFLTSPVWLLLREKGLLIL